From Prinia subflava isolate CZ2003 ecotype Zambia chromosome 20, Cam_Psub_1.2, whole genome shotgun sequence, the proteins below share one genomic window:
- the LOC134560563 gene encoding G-protein coupled receptor 12-like, with protein sequence MLHGPAAMGEPWPPQPQQQRLPGPGNASEPPAWPSAAAAGPGTAAPGGGAAAAGSVSPWDIALCATGTAVAGENALVLAVLFYTPSLRAPMFLLIGSLALADLLAGLGLVANFAVRYLLRPPSEAAELAAAGLLLAAFSASVCSLLAITVDRYLSLYNALTYHSERTLGFTCAMVLLMWLLCLGVGLLPLLGWNCLRDQSSCSILRPVTKDNAAVLAVTFLLLFALMMQLYLQICKIAFRHAQQIAVQHQFIATAQATSTRKGLSTLSLILGTFALCWIPFAIYSLVADSSYPAVYTYSLALPATCNSLINPIIYAFRNPDIQKSLWLACCGCVPSTFSSRPRTSSDV encoded by the coding sequence ATGCtgcacggccccgccgccatGGGGGAGCCGTGGCCGCCGCagccgcagcagcagcggcTCCCGGGGCCGGGCAACGCCTCGGAGCCCCCCGCCTGGCcctcggcggcggcggccgggccgggcacggcggctccgggcggcggggccgcggccgcgggCTCGGTGAGCCCCTGGGACATCGCGCTGTGCGCCACGGGCACGGCGGTGGCGGGGGAGAACGCGCTGGTGCTGGCCGTGCTGTTCTACACGCCGAGCCTGCGGGCGCCCATGTTCCTGCTGATCGGCAGCCTGGCGCTGGCGGACCTGCTGGCCGGCCTGGGGCTGGTGGCCAACTTCGCCGTGCGCTACCTGCTGCGGCCGCCCAGCGAGGCGGCGGagctggcggcggcggggctgctgctggccgccTTCTCCGCCTCGGTCTGCAGCCTCCTGGCCATCACGGTGGACCGCTACCTGTCGCTGTACAACGCGCTCACCTACCACAGCGAGCGCACGCTGGGCTTCACCTGCGCCATGGTGCTGCTGAtgtggctgctgtgcctgggcgtggggctgctgccgctgctgggCTGGAACTGCCTGCGGgaccagagctcctgcagcatcctgcGGCCCGTCACCAAGGACAACGCGGCCGTGCTGGCCGTcaccttcctgctcctcttcgCCCTCATGATGCAGCTGTACCTGCAGATCTGCAAGATTGCCTTCCGGCACGCCCAGCAGATCGCCGTGCAGCACCAGTTCATCGCCACGGCGCAGGCCACCTCCACCCGCAAAGGGCTCTCCACGCTGTCGCTCATCCTCGGCACCTTCGCGCTGTGCTGGATCCCCTTCGCCATCTACTCGCTGGTGGCCGACTCCAGCTACCCCGCCGTGTACACCTACTCGCTGGCGCTGCCCGCCACCTGCAACTCGCTCATCAACCCCATCATTTACGCCTTCAGGAACCCGGACATCCAGAAGTCGCTGTGGCTGGCCTGCTGCGGGTGCGTCCCTTCCACGTTCTCCTCCAGACCAAGGACATCCAGCGACGTGTGA
- the LOC134560574 gene encoding ubiquitin carboxyl-terminal hydrolase 12-like isoform X1 encodes MEALVTVRRLAAVCTMGANASALEKEIGPEQFPVNEHYFGLVNFGNTCYCNSVLQALYFCRPFREKVLAYKVQPRKKESLLTCLSDLFNSIATQKKKVGVIPPKKFISRLRKENELFDNYMQQDAHEFLNYLLNTIADLLQEEKKQEKQNGKLQNGSIESEEGDKPDLTWVHEIFQGTLTNETRCLNCEAVSSKDEDFLDLSVDVEQNTSITHCLRGFSNTETLCSEYKYYCEQCRSKQEAQKRMRVKKLPMILALHLKRFKYMDQLHRYTKLSYRVVFPLELRLFNTSGDATNPDRMYDLVAVVVHCGSGPNRGHYITIVKSHGFWLLFDDDIVEKIDAQAIEEFYGLTSDISKNSESGYILFYQSRD; translated from the exons GGCGCCAATGCCTCTGCTTTGGAGAAAGAGATTGGTCCTGAGCAGTTCCCTGTGAATGAGCATTATTTTGGCTTGGTCAAT TTCGGCAATACCTGCTACTGCAACTCAGTCTTACAGGCACTTTATTTTTGTCGGCCATTTCGGGAAAAGGTTTTGGCGTACAAGGTGCAGCCTCGAAAGAAGGAAAGCCTCCTGACCTGCCTCTCTGATCTCTTCAACAGTATTGCCACACAAAAGAAGAAGGTGGGAGTCATCCCACCCAAGAAATTTATTTCCCGCTTGAGGAAAGAGAATG AGTTATTTGATAATTACATGCAGCAGGATGCACACGAATTCCTGAATTACCTGCTGAACACTATTGCTGACCTACTGCAAGAGGAGaagaagcaggagaagcagaatgGGAAGCTCCAGAATGGCAGCATTGAGAGCGAAGAGGGAGACAAGCCCGATCTGACGTGGGTCCACGAAATCTTCCAAGGAACACTAACCAATGAAACCAGATGTCTTAACTGTGAGGCT GTTAGTAGCAAAGATGAGGATTTTCTGGACCTCTCGGTTGATGTGGAACAAAATACATCAATTACACATTGTCTAAG GGGATTTAGTAACACTGAAACTCTATGCAGTGAATACAAATACTACTGTGAGCAGTGCCGCAGCAAACAGGAGGCACAGAAGAG AATGAGGGTGAAGAAGCTGCCCATGATCCTGGCGCTGCACCTGAAGAGGTTCAAGTACATGGATCAGCTGCACCGCTACACCAAGCTCTCCTACAGGGTGGTGTTCCCGCTGGAGCTGCGCCTCTTCAACACCTCGGGGGATGCCACCAACCCCGACAGGATGTACGACCTGGTGGCCGTGGTGGTTCACTGTGGCAG TGGCCCAAACCGTGGGCATTACATCACCATCGTGAAGAGCCACGGCTTCTGGCTGCTGTTTGATGATGACATTGTGGAG aaaattgaCGCCCAGGCCATTGAAGAATTCTATGGGTTAACATCAGACATTTCCAAAAACTCCGAATCTGGATATATCCTCTTCTACCAGTCCAGGGACTGA
- the LOC134560574 gene encoding ubiquitin carboxyl-terminal hydrolase 12-like isoform X2, which translates to MSIILAWSIIATQKKKVGVIPPKKFISRLRKENELFDNYMQQDAHEFLNYLLNTIADLLQEEKKQEKQNGKLQNGSIESEEGDKPDLTWVHEIFQGTLTNETRCLNCEAVSSKDEDFLDLSVDVEQNTSITHCLRGFSNTETLCSEYKYYCEQCRSKQEAQKRMRVKKLPMILALHLKRFKYMDQLHRYTKLSYRVVFPLELRLFNTSGDATNPDRMYDLVAVVVHCGSGPNRGHYITIVKSHGFWLLFDDDIVEKIDAQAIEEFYGLTSDISKNSESGYILFYQSRD; encoded by the exons ATGAGCATTATTTTGGCTTGGTCAAT TATTGCCACACAAAAGAAGAAGGTGGGAGTCATCCCACCCAAGAAATTTATTTCCCGCTTGAGGAAAGAGAATG AGTTATTTGATAATTACATGCAGCAGGATGCACACGAATTCCTGAATTACCTGCTGAACACTATTGCTGACCTACTGCAAGAGGAGaagaagcaggagaagcagaatgGGAAGCTCCAGAATGGCAGCATTGAGAGCGAAGAGGGAGACAAGCCCGATCTGACGTGGGTCCACGAAATCTTCCAAGGAACACTAACCAATGAAACCAGATGTCTTAACTGTGAGGCT GTTAGTAGCAAAGATGAGGATTTTCTGGACCTCTCGGTTGATGTGGAACAAAATACATCAATTACACATTGTCTAAG GGGATTTAGTAACACTGAAACTCTATGCAGTGAATACAAATACTACTGTGAGCAGTGCCGCAGCAAACAGGAGGCACAGAAGAG AATGAGGGTGAAGAAGCTGCCCATGATCCTGGCGCTGCACCTGAAGAGGTTCAAGTACATGGATCAGCTGCACCGCTACACCAAGCTCTCCTACAGGGTGGTGTTCCCGCTGGAGCTGCGCCTCTTCAACACCTCGGGGGATGCCACCAACCCCGACAGGATGTACGACCTGGTGGCCGTGGTGGTTCACTGTGGCAG TGGCCCAAACCGTGGGCATTACATCACCATCGTGAAGAGCCACGGCTTCTGGCTGCTGTTTGATGATGACATTGTGGAG aaaattgaCGCCCAGGCCATTGAAGAATTCTATGGGTTAACATCAGACATTTCCAAAAACTCCGAATCTGGATATATCCTCTTCTACCAGTCCAGGGACTGA